A genome region from Pseudanabaena sp. Chao 1811 includes the following:
- a CDS encoding 3'-5' exonuclease translates to MSYIMVDVEADGPIPGDYSMISFGAIVVEPSLSKTFYAQLKPISEKWIPEALQISGFTREETFTFEEPQTVMENFSLWIEAEISGRAFFISDNNGFDWQFINWYFHHFCGNNPFGYASSNLGSLYKGLVKDTFVNFKHLRKTAHTHNALDDARGNAEALLQLKEEFDLKISLK, encoded by the coding sequence ATGAGCTACATTATGGTTGATGTAGAAGCTGATGGTCCAATTCCAGGAGATTACTCGATGATCTCCTTTGGCGCTATCGTTGTAGAGCCTTCGCTAAGCAAAACATTTTACGCACAACTCAAACCAATTTCAGAGAAGTGGATTCCAGAAGCTCTTCAAATCAGTGGTTTTACCCGTGAAGAGACATTCACCTTTGAGGAGCCTCAAACAGTAATGGAAAATTTTTCGTTGTGGATTGAAGCTGAAATTTCAGGTAGAGCGTTTTTTATCTCAGATAATAACGGGTTTGATTGGCAGTTTATTAATTGGTACTTTCATCATTTTTGTGGTAATAATCCATTTGGATATGCATCAAGCAATTTAGGCTCACTCTATAAAGGTTTAGTTAAAGATACCTTTGTGAACTTCAAGCATTTGAGAAAAACAGCGCATACACACAATGCCCTAGACGATGCTCGCGGGAATGCAGAGGCACTTTTACAACTTAAGGAAGAGTTTGATCTGAAAATCAGCCTAAAATGA
- a CDS encoding class I SAM-dependent methyltransferase: MFDFYDQLAPFYHLIYSDWESAIERQATQLSTIIAKYWDTPIQTILDVSCGIGTQAIGLASKGYRVTASDISSKEIERAKEEAQRRHLDINLSVCDMRTAYDCHQAQFDIVISCDNSIPHLLNDEEILKALEQMYLCTRSGGGCLITIRDYEKEQRGSGIVKPYGIREEAGKRYLVFQVWDFEGDIYNLSMYFIEEDKQLRTAKTHIMHSRYYAISLHHLTHLMQEVGYVSVVQLNDHFFQPVLVGIKAS, encoded by the coding sequence ATGTTTGATTTTTATGATCAACTCGCCCCCTTCTATCACCTCATTTACAGTGATTGGGAATCAGCAATTGAGAGACAGGCAACCCAGCTATCTACCATTATCGCAAAGTATTGGGATACACCAATTCAGACAATTCTAGATGTATCTTGCGGTATTGGCACACAGGCGATCGGTTTGGCGAGCAAAGGCTACCGAGTGACTGCATCAGATATCTCATCCAAAGAGATTGAACGAGCTAAAGAAGAAGCCCAACGAAGGCATCTTGATATCAATTTGTCAGTCTGCGACATGCGAACGGCGTACGATTGTCATCAAGCTCAATTCGATATTGTTATTTCGTGTGACAACTCAATCCCTCACTTACTGAATGACGAGGAGATTTTAAAAGCCTTAGAACAAATGTATCTCTGTACTCGTTCTGGTGGAGGATGCTTAATAACAATCCGTGATTATGAAAAAGAGCAAAGAGGAAGTGGTATTGTCAAGCCTTATGGAATTCGCGAAGAAGCTGGCAAACGTTACTTAGTATTTCAAGTTTGGGATTTTGAAGGTGATATCTATAACTTATCAATGTATTTTATTGAGGAGGATAAGCAGCTTAGGACTGCAAAGACCCATATAATGCATTCTCGCTACTACGCAATTAGCCTTCATCATCTAACACATCTAATGCAAGAGGTCGGCTATGTTTCAGTGGTTCAGCTTAATGACCATTTTTTCCAGCCAGTTCTAGTTGGTATAAAAGCTAGCTAA
- the rpsB gene encoding 30S ribosomal protein S2 translates to MGVVTLAQLLESGVHFGHQTRRWNPKMEPYIFTERNGVHIIDLVQTAQYLEEAYAYLRQASEQGKKVLFVGTKRQAAGLIAQEAARCGSYYINQRWLGGMLTNWTTIKTRVDRLKDLERRDESGALDRLPKKEASTLRREMEKLRKYLGGIKLMRKPPDIVIIVDHKREYNAVQECQKLRIPIVSLLDTNCDPDSVDIGIPANDDAIRSIKLIVGKLADAIYEGRHGDIEDIEYEISAEEVEAYADDEIITGDEEEAEA, encoded by the coding sequence ATGGGAGTCGTAACCCTAGCCCAATTGCTAGAGTCGGGAGTTCACTTCGGGCATCAAACCCGTCGTTGGAACCCCAAGATGGAGCCTTACATCTTCACCGAGCGTAATGGCGTTCACATCATTGACCTTGTGCAAACCGCACAGTACCTCGAAGAAGCCTATGCATACTTGCGTCAAGCTTCCGAGCAAGGCAAGAAAGTATTATTTGTCGGAACCAAGCGTCAAGCTGCTGGTCTGATTGCTCAAGAAGCCGCCCGTTGTGGTAGCTACTACATCAACCAACGCTGGTTGGGTGGAATGCTCACCAACTGGACAACCATCAAAACCCGTGTCGATCGCCTTAAGGATCTCGAACGTCGCGATGAAAGTGGTGCATTAGATCGCCTACCTAAAAAGGAAGCATCCACCCTGCGCCGCGAAATGGAAAAGCTCCGCAAATATCTCGGTGGTATCAAGTTGATGCGTAAGCCACCCGATATCGTGATCATCGTTGACCACAAGCGTGAGTATAACGCTGTTCAAGAATGCCAAAAGTTGCGTATTCCCATCGTATCTTTGCTTGACACCAACTGCGATCCCGATAGCGTTGACATCGGTATTCCTGCCAATGATGATGCAATTCGCTCGATCAAGTTGATTGTCGGTAAGCTTGCCGATGCGATCTACGAAGGTCGTCATGGCGATATCGAAGATATCGAATATGAAATCTCTGCTGAAGAAGTAGAAGCCTACGCTGATGATGAAATCATCACTGGCGACGAAGAAGAAGCAGAAGCATAA
- a CDS encoding type II toxin-antitoxin system RelE/ParE family toxin → MKLVKDGDYTRKERKFFKKRPHLTDKYGEVLEKLKTDPFDPSLKTHKLKGDLSEFYACSLTYEYRIICIFLIQDE, encoded by the coding sequence ATGAAATTAGTTAAGGATGGTGACTATACACGTAAAGAACGTAAATTCTTTAAAAAACGTCCTCATTTAACTGATAAGTATGGAGAAGTTCTAGAAAAGCTAAAAACTGATCCATTCGATCCATCGCTAAAAACACATAAACTAAAAGGGGATCTTAGCGAATTTTATGCCTGTAGCTTGACCTATGAATACCGAATTATTTGTATCTTTCTAATCCAAGATGAATGA
- a CDS encoding anhydro-N-acetylmuramic acid kinase, which yields MTHLTTDKILAIGLMSGTSVDGIDAALVEICDRQGILSTNLIAGHTYEYEADLRREILAVCAGEPRSLQQICELDDRIAESFAKAALAIRQKGDQPPDLIGSHGQTVFHRPPADQKMGYTVQLGRGAVIAELTGIKTVSDFRVADIEVGGQGAPLVPMVDALLLSHPTKYRACQNIGGISNVTYLPPNAGAIPEQIFGFDNGAGNVLMDMATQKLFGQPFDRDGAIARQGKANLDLINQWLEQEFFLIPPPKSTGRELFSPVYLEELLGECQDLGNYDILATLTEFTARAIAKSYRDFLPVFPEEVLVGGGGGRNGYLMERLQDLLKPAIVQRTDDFGLSGDSKEAIAFAVLGYLRIKERYGNLPSVTGAKRSVLLGKIYQ from the coding sequence TTGACACACCTAACAACGGACAAAATATTAGCGATCGGCTTGATGAGTGGCACATCAGTAGATGGGATTGATGCGGCGCTTGTAGAAATTTGCGATCGCCAAGGTATCCTTAGCACTAACCTAATCGCAGGGCATACCTATGAATATGAGGCAGATTTAAGAAGAGAAATCCTTGCCGTTTGTGCAGGTGAACCGCGATCGCTACAGCAAATATGTGAACTTGATGATCGCATTGCCGAGAGTTTTGCTAAAGCAGCTTTAGCGATTAGGCAGAAAGGCGATCAACCGCCAGATTTAATTGGTTCTCATGGTCAAACCGTATTTCATCGTCCACCCGCAGATCAAAAGATGGGCTATACGGTGCAACTGGGGCGAGGTGCAGTCATTGCAGAATTAACGGGAATTAAGACGGTCAGCGATTTTCGGGTTGCGGATATTGAAGTTGGGGGGCAAGGTGCGCCGCTAGTGCCAATGGTGGATGCTTTGTTGTTATCGCACCCTACTAAATATCGGGCTTGCCAAAATATTGGCGGGATTAGTAATGTCACCTATTTACCACCCAATGCAGGAGCAATTCCAGAGCAAATATTTGGGTTTGATAATGGGGCTGGAAATGTCCTGATGGATATGGCAACTCAGAAATTATTTGGTCAGCCTTTTGATCGGGATGGGGCGATCGCAAGACAAGGTAAAGCTAATTTAGATTTAATTAATCAATGGCTAGAGCAAGAATTTTTTCTCATTCCTCCGCCAAAATCAACGGGGCGCGAGTTATTTAGTCCTGTCTATTTAGAAGAACTTTTAGGGGAATGCCAAGATTTAGGTAATTACGATATTCTCGCCACGTTGACGGAATTTACGGCTAGGGCGATCGCCAAAAGTTATCGCGATTTTCTGCCTGTATTTCCTGAAGAGGTTTTAGTCGGTGGTGGTGGTGGACGCAATGGTTACTTGATGGAGCGCTTACAGGATTTGCTCAAGCCTGCGATCGTGCAACGTACTGATGACTTTGGTTTGAGTGGCGATAGTAAAGAGGCGATCGCCTTTGCGGTATTAGGATATTTACGAATTAAAGAGCGCTATGGCAATTTACCCAGTGTCACAGGAGCCAAGCGATCGGTTTTATTAGGTAAAATTTATCAATAG
- a CDS encoding HAD domain-containing protein: protein MWIFLDIDGVLVPEKKFDKPVPQEDYMKFDPECLEKFENVLRKFTEARVVISSSWREIFPFEVIPPLFSSDITARIVGVTPLLETTIIHNFQFLRHQEVLEYLRQNQAEGSSWVAIDDIPEHYAPNTPVVVTDPYIGFDDNSAKILTQYLSAFRA from the coding sequence ATGTGGATTTTCTTAGATATTGATGGAGTGCTTGTCCCAGAGAAAAAATTTGACAAGCCAGTTCCACAAGAGGATTACATGAAATTTGATCCTGAATGTCTTGAGAAATTTGAAAATGTTCTACGGAAATTTACTGAAGCAAGAGTGGTCATAAGCTCTTCGTGGCGAGAAATTTTTCCCTTTGAAGTAATCCCACCACTTTTTTCGTCAGATATTACAGCGCGGATAGTTGGTGTAACTCCTCTCTTAGAGACTACGATTATCCACAATTTCCAGTTTCTCCGTCATCAGGAGGTTTTGGAATATCTGAGACAAAATCAAGCAGAAGGCTCCAGTTGGGTAGCAATTGATGATATTCCTGAACATTACGCACCAAACACACCAGTTGTTGTAACTGATCCTTATATTGGGTTTGACGATAATTCAGCTAAAATTCTTACCCAGTACCTAAGTGCATTTAGAGCATAA
- the gnd gene encoding decarboxylating NADP(+)-dependent phosphogluconate dehydrogenase: MTSDKQNFGLIGLAVMGENLALNIERNGFSMSVYNRSRDKTDKFLATRAAGKNFKGTFTIADFVASLERPRKMLIMVKAGAPVDAVIQELIPFLDEGDIIIDGGNSLYNDTDRRTVELEKINLKFIGMGVSGGEEGALNGPSMMPGGQKSAYAEIEPIVTKIAAQVDDGACVTYIGKGSAGHYVKMVHNGIEYGDMQLIAEAYDLLSNGLGLSASELHETFTAWRSSELDSYLIDITADIFTKADDLTGDALVNKILDAAGQKGTGKWTVQSAFDLGVPIPTMIAAVTARVISSYKEERVAASKVLISSTSGKYQGDRQEFIDAVRDALYCSKICSYAQGMALLSAASRDFGYDLNLGEIARIWKGGCIIRAAFLDKIKLAFQRNPQLPNLLVDPDFKQTILTKEVAWRKVVVAAAQLGIPIPAFSASLDYFDSYRRDRLPQNLTQAQRDYFGAHTYERTDKPRGEFFHTEWMK; encoded by the coding sequence ATGACATCTGACAAGCAAAATTTTGGACTGATTGGTTTGGCGGTGATGGGTGAAAACCTTGCTCTAAACATTGAGCGCAATGGTTTTTCGATGAGTGTTTATAACCGCAGTCGCGACAAAACCGACAAGTTTCTTGCCACTCGTGCGGCTGGGAAAAATTTCAAAGGCACATTTACGATCGCTGATTTTGTTGCATCGTTAGAGCGCCCCCGCAAAATGTTGATCATGGTAAAGGCAGGTGCGCCTGTGGATGCCGTAATCCAAGAACTAATTCCATTTCTAGATGAAGGCGACATCATCATTGATGGTGGTAACTCGCTCTATAACGACACCGATCGCCGCACGGTGGAGCTAGAGAAGATTAATTTGAAATTCATCGGTATGGGTGTGAGTGGTGGAGAAGAAGGCGCACTCAATGGACCGAGCATGATGCCAGGTGGTCAAAAATCTGCCTACGCAGAGATCGAGCCAATCGTGACGAAGATCGCGGCTCAAGTTGATGATGGTGCTTGTGTGACTTACATCGGTAAGGGTAGCGCAGGGCATTATGTGAAGATGGTGCATAACGGCATTGAGTATGGCGATATGCAGTTAATTGCTGAAGCCTATGATTTGCTCAGTAATGGTTTGGGGCTGTCCGCTAGTGAGTTACATGAAACCTTTACCGCATGGCGTAGTTCCGAACTCGATTCTTATTTGATTGATATTACGGCGGATATTTTCACTAAGGCTGATGATTTAACTGGGGATGCACTCGTCAATAAAATTCTCGATGCAGCAGGTCAAAAGGGAACAGGCAAATGGACAGTGCAAAGTGCTTTTGATTTAGGAGTACCGATCCCCACAATGATCGCGGCGGTGACAGCGCGGGTAATTTCTTCTTATAAGGAAGAACGGGTGGCTGCCTCGAAAGTACTGATCAGCTCGACCTCTGGTAAATATCAAGGCGATCGCCAAGAGTTTATTGATGCTGTGCGGGATGCGCTGTACTGTTCTAAGATTTGTTCCTATGCTCAAGGCATGGCGCTTTTGAGTGCCGCATCTCGTGACTTTGGTTATGACTTAAATCTGGGTGAAATTGCCCGTATCTGGAAAGGCGGTTGCATCATTCGTGCGGCTTTCCTTGACAAGATTAAGCTAGCTTTTCAGCGCAATCCTCAATTGCCTAACCTGTTAGTCGATCCCGATTTCAAACAAACCATCCTCACCAAAGAGGTAGCATGGCGCAAAGTGGTTGTGGCGGCGGCGCAGTTGGGTATTCCGATTCCCGCATTCAGTGCGTCTCTTGACTATTTCGATAGTTACAGACGCGATCGCCTACCTCAAAACTTGACACAGGCTCAGCGTGATTACTTCGGTGCACATACCTACGAGCGCACCGACAAGCCCAGAGGTGAGTTTTTCCACACCGAATGGATGAAGTAA